GACGCCACTATAGGCCTGTCGGACAACACACACCTGCGACCGATGCTACAAATTGAGACGGCTAAGATTTCAGGTCATCAACTATTTTATACGATCACGCCCTCGCTGCAGTTTCCCCTGCCCCGCGATTTGAAATTGCTGATCGGCGTAGAGCATCGTGTAACCACTCGCCGCAGTATTGGCCTTAAAGTCGGAATGTGGCACAGGTTCTAGGGTAATGACGAGGACACAAACCCCATGACCACTCCAATTCGACCCACCGATGACGGTGCGCGCGCCTTGGCGCAAGGCCTGATGGCCAAGGCCCGGTTTGCAGCACTTGGGGTGGTTCTGGACACAAATGTGCCTTTGGTGACGCGGGTGGCTTTTGGTCTTGATCCCGAAGGTGGCCCGATCAGTCTTGTCTCGTCTCTTTCGGTACACACGGGGGCATTGCAGGGCAATCCGATCTGTTCGCTGCTGTTGGGTGAGCCCGGAGACAAAGGGGATCCCCTGACATATCCGCGTCTTAGCCTGATCTGCCGCGCGTCTTTCCTGCATCACGGAGACGTCGGTCACGCCGAACTGGCCGCGCATTACCTGCGCGACCACCCTAAGGCGAAACTCTATATCGGATTTAGCGATTTTTCCTTTGTCCGCTTTGAGGTCAGCGAAGCCCATCTGAACGGTGGCTTTGGCAAGGCCTTTCATCTTGTCCCGCAGGACCTGGTTCCAAGCTGATCACTTGTCTATGCGCATAGTCAATTGCACTTCGCCTCTCACTGCTTCCTCCCAGACCAGATCAACCTGATCTTTCGCACTGCCCTGTTCCAGTTCGGCATAAGGCATGGCATGACGGGATGATCCGCCGCTGGTGGTGATCGCTCCCAGCGCGATGACGCTGTCCACCCCGCGCGACCTGCCGCCAAAGGGCAGGGCATTCCCCGGATCAACCGTCCATGTTGTGGCTGCCGAGGATTGCTCGTGCCGGATCCGTAGCGGATTGGCCACCAGGGCATCCACATTGTGATAGGTATTCCCCGCGAAAAACACGTTTTTGGACCGACTGAAATCAAGATCTGAAAAGCTGGTGTCCACCCGTTCAGCCCGGTCAATATTGCCGTTGATAGACCTAAATTTATTGCCACTTACCGTGACTCCGTTCAGGAAATGTCCCGTGCCATGCGGCTTGATCACAATGTAACTGAACCATGGGGCAACATCGCCTGACAGGCACACATTGTCCGTGATCGAAAGGGAGCTGAATGAAAACCCGGTGTCGAAATCCGGCGTTGGGTCCTGTTCATTGGTCCATTCAATAAAGCAATTGTCGATGTAATTGTCCGAAATCGTGGTGGAACAATAGGTACTGGCCAGGATCAGCCCCGCCGTGCGCACACCGCCAGCAACCGAATCCCCCTGGAAGAAATGATTGCCAGCAACCGTGTTGTTCCCCCCTGCGAGCAAGGCAAAATGGCGGAATTTGGTGATCCGATTGTTACGCAGCTTGGCATCATTGGCATTCACATTCAGCCCCAGCGAGCTGCGGTCCGAGACGTCCTCGGCTTCTTCCGCCGACAGGAACTGGCAATTGTCCACCAATATACCCTGACACCCGGTGCCAATCGATGAAATTCCCCGGTCTTTGGGGCGCGAGATAAAGCAGTGTTCCAAGCTGAACACCGAGCCGGCCGGTGACAGACGAATGGCGCTGCAATAGCTGTTGCACTGCAGTTCGACCTCGGCGATGCCAAATTTGCTAAGCGCGCTGAAGCCACTGAAATCAAGCATGTATTTGAAGTCTTTGAAGGTGAACACTTGGGTGCCTGCCGCATCATAGAGCGGCGCATTCAGGGTCAGCTCCCCCGCGCCTGTGTTCTTCGACTTCACGTAGACTTCCCGCCCGACCCCGCTGCCCTCGACCAGAGCCCCAACGGGTATATTGGCAATGTTTGCGACCGATGACAGTGTGCGCGAGTCACTGGGGTCATAGGTCGCCTGTGACGTCACTGTCTCGGTGTCCCAGGCGGCCCCGGACTGCGCCTCTATCTGGCCGTTGCGGATCACCCGGCGGGTTGCATAACTGGTTTTGTTGGGCACGGCCGCCTGCATGTCCACTGGCCCGCTTAGACTAACCTTACGCCCAGCCAGATCCAGAGAGTCATGATCGGCATTGTTGATCAGCGCTTGGAACGCTTTTTTGAACCCGAGTTCCTCGTTGCCAAAGGCGGCCGCATAAGTGGGGAAGTCGAAACTTTTGGTCAGAAGCAACATTTCGTCGGTGGGCATGGTCACTGTGCCCTCGAACACCACCTGGTGATTAAGCGACACAGTGTCACCAAGATAGAATTCTCCGGCAGGTACCAGAATGCGACGGCCATCCGCCGCATCGTCTGCCGCTTCAAATGCTGGGGCATCATTGGTCACCCCGTCGCCAACAGCCCCGAAATCCGTCACATCCACCAGGCTGAGCATATCCCGCAGATAAGCGCTGGTGATGTCGACAATCTCAATATCGTCCACCCGTACAACACCACCGTTGGCGCCGATCAGGTCCAACCCCATATGACCGTAACTCGCGCTGCGCCCCCAGGTCATATCAACGCCGCCCCGTGCCCCGGTGCCAACAATTGCGCTAATCTCGACCACCTCGCCATAGCTGGTCAGGCTCGTGGTGGGACCAGTTTCCACTACGCCACCGACATGACCATTGCCGGAACCTCCGGCCCAGGCAGCGATCCGCACGCTGGGCAATGCACCACTGACGGCTTTGATGCGAACTTTGATTTGCAGATAGCACCCCGGCAGCAACGGTGTTTGCCCCATATGGCGCAATTGTTGCGTGGAATCCGTCTTTTGCAGCTCAAGACATCCAGAAAAGTCAGCATCCGCAGGAACAAAGGCCGCGTTAATCGCACCGTCATATGTATCAGACCCTGGCGTGCCATCGCCACTGGACCAGACATCCAGACCATCCGAAAATGCGGGTGGCATCAATACTATGCCCTCGGTAATGACTTTATTCATGGATAACCCTTTCCTGCAGCGCCTGTGCGTTTGGGAGAAAGGATTTAAGACGGCAATGTTAATTCAGCGCCAGTAAGGCGTTCGCCCGGTCTGCAACGCCGCGCGGTCTGAGCGCCTACAACAAATGACGACGTATAAATGGCTGGCTCTATCAAAGTGCCATCGTTCGCAGTGGCATGGCGGTCGAAAATTTTGACCCCCGGCGGCAGGATCGTCCCGCGGCGTGCCTCAGAGACAAAGATGTATTTGCTGTTTTCTTTAGTCGCTGAAATGGATGCCGGATCATCCAACGTTCCCACATAGACCCCAATCCGATCAGGCCAACGTTCAAAAGTCAGGGCCAATTTGGTTCCGCATTCTTTGCAAAAATGAACGTGAATGCGTTTCCCGCTGCCGTCCGAAATCAAAGTATAAACGCTGGGGCTGTCTTTCGTGAAAGTGAACCCGGCTCGTTCAAAAATGGGTTCAATCATCCGATCTGATCCAGTCGCACGCTGGCAGAACTGACAGAAACAAATAGTTATCCAAAGTGGATCAGTTCCGGTGTCAAAACTAACTTTACCGCACAGGCAGCGCCCTGAGTGCCCAGGTGACATGCTTCTCTCCGTTCTGTTTGAGCTAATATGGTGCTTTGGCAGACCAGACGCCGTAGCGTCCGATCTGGGCAGGGTTTTTATCCTGCTTTGAGATATGGGATCGTGCCCACGATGTCAGTGTCATCAACAACGCAAAAGTTCGAAACACTCCCGCCCTGTCGCGCCCTGCCATGAGGAGCGTATTCAGGATCGCTTGCGAAACCATCCAGTGCCGCCCGATCAGGAAACTCCAATATTGCAATCAGGGTACTGTCAGAGGTGTTCCCTTCCAGAACCTCTATATTTCCACTGCGCGAAAGATATCGACCACCGTGCTTCTCCACCAGCTTGTGCACATGCGCTGCGTATTCTGATACCCAGCTGTCATTGGTCACCTTGATGTCTGCAATTAGATAAACGCTCATTTTCATCTCCTTGTCTCTGTTCGGCGGGTTTGCCGTATCGGATGGACCAAGGATGGCGGAACCCAGCAAGGCTCCTCTAGTCACGAAACTGGACCCACAGGTACAGTTTCTGGACTAGTGCAAGGCAGCCTGTAGATTACAGTTGATGAAACAGCCCAAGGAAATGAAATGTCACATTCAGGATATAAGCAGTTTTGTCCCCTCGCGATGGCCGCCGAAATTCTTTGCACACGCTGGACGATGGTTCTGCTGCGCGAATTTGTTGCTGGGTCGACGCGGTTCAATGACCTGCGTCGCGGCGTGCCCAAGATGTCGCCGACATTGTTGTCAAAACGCCTAAAAGAACTGGAGGAGGCTGGGATCGTCGAAAGAAGGCCAGTCCCGTCAGAACGTGGCCTGCAAGAGTATCACCTGACAGAGGCAGGCAGTGATCTAAAAGAGGTCATTATGACGATGGGCATGTGGGGGCAGAAATGGGTGGAATCATCCTTGTCGCTTAAAAACCTCGACCCATCACTTCTTATGTGGGACATGCGCAGAAATCTGAATCCAAGACCACTGCCAACCAGGCGTACAGTCGTTCAGTTTATGTTTCCCGAACTCCCCTCTACGAAACGAGATTGGTGGCTTGTCATTGAGGCCTCAGGAGAGGTCGATCTATGCTGGGCTGATCCGGGTTTTGACGTCGATTTGTACTTGTCCACTGAGTTGCGGACAATGACAGCTATCTGGATGGGCGTCACGGATGTGAATGCTGAACGCTCAAAGATTGAACTTACCGGTTCACGTGAAATTGCCTCTACAATCCAAACCTGGCTGGGGCTGAGCCCCTTCGCAGTACAGAAAAAATATGTTGCGTAAGCTATAAAATGCCCGGGTTCGACGCTGGAGCATGTTGAGTTTCGGCTAACACCTCGATGCTGCAGTGCAGTCCCAAACGGCGATAAATCCAAACAATTTGGCAATACCAATCTTGCTCCCTTCTTCGGCGGAGTTTTTTATCTGCTTTCACAAACTCACCAGACGCACTAGGCATCCCTATCTTCTGTTTCGGGACCTATCATGGCGCAAAAATCCACCATTTATAAAGTTGAACTGTCCGTTTCCGATATGGATCGTCACTACTATGAGACCCATAAACTGACTGTTGCCAAACATCCGTCGGAAACAGATGAACGGCTGATGGTGCGTCTTCTTGCTTTTGCATTGAATGCCAATGAGCAGTTGGAACTCACCAAAGGGCTTTCAACGGATGACGAGCCAGACATTTGGCAGAAAAGCCTGAGTGGCGAACTTGAGTTGTGGGTGGCATTGGGACTTCCAAGCGAGAAGATTGTTCGTCAGTCCTGTGGCAAGGCCAACCAGGTGGCGATCTATAGCTACGGCGGCAGGACAGCTGAGATGTGGTGGGAGAAGATCAAAAACAGCACCACTCGGTTTGATAATCTCCGGATTGTCAATTTTTCCGAGACGGAGACCCGCGAGTTGGGAGAACTGGCCAGTCGCTCGATGAAGCTGCAGGTTAATATTCAGGACGGTGAGGTGATGGTCAGTGTTGATGACAGCATCGTTTACGTAACCCCGGCCAAATGGAAAGATACTAAACAATGATCGTCGAGCTGCCCACAATGCGCACAATGGCCCGGACGCTTCTGTCTTAGTCCCCGCAGTAAGGTCACTGTTTTCTGCACTGGACATCAGGGTTGCGCTAACTGGGGAAACCGGCAGTAAGGTCCCATGCGATCCCCAGACATTTCATCAAGGTATGTGAGTTTCATCACAACAGCCAAGCCAAGTGTTCCAAAAGAGGCCCAGCTTGTCTTTCTGGAGGGGCGCTAAAGCCACTTTATTATTGAATAGCTTTTCAAGTGGCCAATTTGGTTCGGTTAAGGTCACCCCTTAACTCAACAATTTCAGCATCTTAACGTCCTAAGTGCGTAATTATTGCGGAACTTCGTGATGAAAACAGACTGGGGCAGTATCCATTCAACGCCCCAAAATATGACCGTCAATGTTTCAGTTTCCGAGCTTGGTAGATTGAAGCGCCAATGGCCAGAACTGTCAGCGTGATCCAGACTACCCCCGATTGCTCCAAATATACGGTTCCCGTTCGACTATCATAGCACCGCCCCAACTCATTGAAGCATCCACGCCATTGGAAATATTGAACGTAGAATAGAAAGCCGAATACGCCTCCCAATCCAAGGAACACAAAAGAAATTAGCCTTCTAATCACCATCGCTCCTTTTCTGGACGTTGCTTTCTCACCCACTACGGTTGCGAAAGTTCAGTACCAAACCGATTTTTCAGCCAATGCTACGCCATGCTCGAACTCTTCAACAACCCGGTAAGCCAACCTTCGCCGTGATCACCACCAACGGCTGCTCTGCGCAGAAAGCACTCCTTGCAAAGTCTAGACTGCTTCCCGATAGCAGACGTCCGTGCGGTGCGCAGCGAGCAACCGTTAGGAGCCCATAACGCCATATACTGCGGACTACATGAATGTTCGCTTTTCCCGAAACTACCCATTGGCTTATGCAGTGATGCTTCTGAGTAGACGTTCGGTCATCAGGGTCGCATCGGCCCAACGGTAGTCAGGGATGGTGTTCATACAAAGAGCGATGCCGATCATTCCCGATATGAGCGTGTCGGTCCTCACTTTAACGTCATTTTCGTCCGGAAGAACCGCTCGGATCAAATCCGAAAACATCAAGAAGTGTGCCAAGGTCTTTTCATCGCTAACGAACGTACTGACATCCGCCCGTTTCACGTTGTTGGACATAAAGACAAGTCGAAAATGATCGGGATGATCGGTCCAATAGGCGACAAAAGTTTGTGCCGCTGACTGCAACTGTTCACTTGGAGCAACGGAAAATTTTAGCTTATTCCGGATTTCATCTGACATGTCTGTTAGGACGTCTGCCCAAAGGTACTGCAGAATATCCGTCTTACCCTCAAAATGTGCATAGATCGTCATCGGTGAGCAACCAACTTCCTTAGCCAGACGGCGCATTGAGACCGCTCCGAAGCCTTCAGCGCGATAAATCTCGAGCGCGTGCTTCCCGATTTTTGCTTGAAATTCAAAGATATCGGTCTCGCTTCGGGGTGGCCTGCCAGCGCTTCTGGTCATAGGTGGACTCTCCAATTTTTTGGTACGCGTGCCAAATAAAGCTTGCGCCGTCAAGATTTCATTAATATGGAACGCGTTCCAAATATTACTCACCTCAAGGCTTGCTTTTAGGAAAATCGAAATGAAGAAGATAAAGTTACTGAACGCTGTTGTCGTGATCATTGGCGCTGTCATAATCTTACTAGGACTGAATGTCGGCCTAGGCGGGATAAAGACATTGGGATGGCAATCGACACGTGATTTTGTTTCGATCATTGATGCGCCGACATTCCATGCTCAAGATAACCACATAAGATTTATTGGTGGAGTCTGGTTTGGCATCGGCGCTGCTTTCATGATCGGTGGCTTTGCAATGCGCAAGTTCCGCTCTACCTTGATCATTCTGTCGGCCATTATCGCAATCGCGGGTCTGTTTCGACTAAGTGTCATGGACACTGAGGTAGTCCTCAGCGCTGCCATTGCCCCGTCATTCGCATTTGAGCTCTTTGGTTTTCCGCTACTGGCATGGTGGCTGATAGCGTCTGGCAAACGAGACGTATAGGTAATCAAGAAACAACTTACTTCTAAGAGCGGACATTTACTCGATTGACCTGGAAGTCAGCTTTGTCCGCTCGGCGGTCGCTCGTGCAGATCGCAGCGAACGACCGCTGTCCGCCTTACCTGCTTCAGACGTCCCCCATGCTCACTGCGCACCAATGTTGTAGAAGAGCTGAAAACTGCCGTTAGTCGCAAATGTCACGAAAGGTCGGCTATCAATAGTATCGGTACCAGCGAGGAACTCGCTGATCAATCAGAGGCTCCTTAGCTGGACGTGACAGAATTTGACCCCGTGGGCAGCGTTGTCACAGGGTGGCTAAAAATGGACCTGTGAATAGTTTAACAATATCAATCTGTCGTGGTTGTTGAGCTGGAACTGCTACCAGTAACAACGGCGATGACTGTTGCTACGACAACCACTGCCACTTCAGTGCCGGTGGTTAGCCCGGTGCCTTGCATTTCCTGGGGCAGCGAGTCGCGTGGAACATTTTTCCGACAGGTCACCTCTAACAATCCTCCAGGAAGCTTCTTAGCCGAAATTGCTGTGCCTGTCCCACAAACCAGTCTTGCTTTGGCTTCGGTTAGCGCCTGATCAACTCCCTGTGCGAGGGACATTTCGGGTACAGCCAGAAGAACCAAACCAACTAAAAAACTCCTAAAGTTACATAATATCATTATTTTCTCCCGACATGAAAATTATGAGGTTAGGATAACTGCGAAACAAGTTTTGTTAATCAAAAATTTTGCAGGCCCTTTTGACTTCGCAACCATGTGCTCTCAGAGTTGCAGCAAAAGTAGGTGGTCCATTCGGAAGAAGCCGGAAGAAGACTGGACAAGTGTTAGTTTAGTGAGGGGATTAAATAATGATGAGATGGTTTCAACTGCCAGCCTTGGCGCTTGTGGTGTCCACCGGAACAGTACCCGCCGGGGCATGGGCGCAGGTGAGTGTTAGTGTCTTTTACAAAGTTATTGTACCTGCGGGGGATTTTGGCTCAACTAGCTTCACCCGGAGTTTGGTCTCCAGCCTGACCTCGGTCAAGGCATTCTGCGGTGGCCTGGACAAGGCCGCTTACCGGGTCGATTGTCTGGCTGAACGGTTGCAAGTGGTATCTGATGGCATTCCCCAGGACAGTGATTACGACGAGGTGCGTCAGCTTCTGAGTACCGCCTCAGCCGATATAGCCCAGTTGGCGCATGACAATCGGGATCGGAACCTACCCAAAGCACCCGCCTCACGCAGGGGGGATTCCACCGATCGGACCACGCGCCCTCTTACCCCCATTTCCAATGCAGCACAGGCAGAAGTTGGGCAGAGGGCCATTGCCATTCTCGAACAGGCACAGACGCAGTTGTTACGCAGTTCTACCGGCTCGAAAAGCCGCTCAATACAATATGCCCAGATTGCACAAGCCATTGATTCCACGAAGGTGTTACTGAGATCCTAAGTTGCATGCCCTTGTGGTGTGACCCACAAAACCTAAAGAAGCCGTGTAACTGCCCGGAAGGATAGGAACTGCCCCTTGTGGCTGTTCATGACAACCGCAGCAAACTGGATCTGTGGCGGTTTCGTGCCGCCCGTGATCCTCGCCCCAAACAAGTGGCCCGCCCTTAAGATTAGGGAACTGGAGGACCATTGATGGCGATTAAGAGACCCAAGCCCGAAGGGATTGTCGCAAAGTTACGGCAGGTTGAAGTGCTGATAGGGCAAGGTATGCCCCGGATTGACGTGATCAGACAGATCGGTGTGACTGCTTGCATAAAGTCAAACAACGAGAATTCATTGCTGAAGCGGTTAGCGACTGGATCAAAGCCGTAGGGGCGAAGACCGCCTACATCGAGCCAGGGTCTCCTTGGGAGAACGGATACTGCGAAAGCTTCAACGGGCGAATGCGAGACAAACTGCTGAACAGCGAGATACTCCACTCCCTACGCCAAGCCCAGATCATCATCCCAATGATCCAAAGGCCGACAATGCGCTAACTTTCAACTTGGGCCACGCAAGTGGGGCTGCTCGATATCAGTAAATTTGGGAGATATTCGCGGAGAACATTTGGTGAAATCACACAAAGCACTGATTTAATAAGATTTTCTAAATTTTGGTGCGGTCGAGAAGACTCGAACTTCCACGGGTGTTACCCCACAGCGACCTCAACGCTGCGCGTCTACCAATTCCGCCACGACCGCACTATCAGGCTTGGTAGGGCGGCGTATAGACCAGCTTCGAAGTGAAGTGAAGCCGAAAATCACGCCCTTTTGCAGATTATGCGGGTAACTCCTTCGCCGCACAAATCGTCCTCCTGCGGTGTTTGGGTTGAGATCCAAATGAACAAGGACAGACGGTCCACCCGCCTGCCCTTTGGTACCGCAGATTGGATCGGTTATTGCGAAGCCGCCGATGTGCGTGCCAGGAACAAATCTCCCGACATCTGATCATAATAGGCCGGAAACTGATCATGGTTAACCGTAGACGCCAGATCCTGGACATCGCGGCGAACCTGCTTGGCCAACTGATGCAACGACATGCTTGGATCGTTCAGACGCGGCAAAAGTGCCCGTGTGAAGACCGAGTTCGGATCGCCATCGGTGTCCGACAGACGGTCCAGGGCCGTCTGTCCAGCCCCAGCCGAGTAGAGTATAAAGGCGCCTTCTGGTGGTGACATTCGCACCAAGCCCCGCGCGCCACCGACGGACCGTTTGCCGTCAGACGGGAACGGGTTATTCCGGCAGGCATCAAGGATCATCACAGTCGTGCGGGCCCCCCGTTTCTGGAAGGTATCAAGAACCCGGTCTGCTGCGATGCTTTCACCTGTCAGGTAGCTTTCATCGCCCAAGTTGATCATTGGGACGTCAGACGGCAGCAAGAAATTTCGCCCCTCAACCTCGACTCCATGACCTGCGAAATAAAACAATACTTCGTCGCCAGGATCGATTTGGTTGGCCATGGTCGAGACTGCGCTGTTCATGTCGCGGCGACTTGGGTCGTAAAGCGTTCGAACTTCGAACCCCAACCTGGTCAGCGCCTGACTAACGGCCTGCGCGTCGTTGCGTGCCTTTTTCAAGTCTTCAAGGTTTTCATAGCCATCAACACCAACAACCAGCGCCCACCTGCGGTTTGCCAATGTTGCCAATGACTGTGTTTGCTGGGTCGGAGCAGACGCCTGTAAAACTGTTGTGGCGGCATCAAGCTGAGCGGTCACAGCGCCAGATTGCGTCGCGAATTGCTGCGGTACCGGTTGTTGCTGCGGTGCATATTGCGGCTGCACTTGTTGTGGCTGTGCTGCGAATTGCTGTTGTGGGACGAACTGCTGTTGCTGTTGCGGCGCGAATTGCTGCTGTGCCCCAAACGTCTGCACATTCGGCTGGATCGCAGCCCCATAAACGGGTTGCTGACCGGCCTGACCGTACTGCTGCTGCGCCCCATAGGCGTTGACGTTTTGATTTGAGAAAGCCGCCTGAGGCTGGGCATATTGCTGCTGCCCATAGGCATCAACCGCCCCATTCACCATCATAGTTCCCGCCTGATTGTACTGCGGCTGATTTTGCTGCTGAGGAAAATTCGGCTGTGGTACCCTGCGCTCTGCCAGGTAAATTTTCAACAGCCCTCTTTGCCCGTCGGGATGAGACATGGCCTGCTGCGTCGCCATATATCCGCTGGCCAACGCTCGTTGGTACGAACTGACCAAAAGTTCTTGTCCATAGGGGCTAAGTTGACCGGAAACCGGATACCCCAAGTAGGCCTGGTATTGTGATATAGCTTCTTTTGATTTGCGGCCCAACTGACCGTCGACGCGTCCAACGTTGAAACCAAAATAATTTAACGAAGT
This portion of the Parasedimentitalea marina genome encodes:
- a CDS encoding HugZ family protein, which encodes MTTPIRPTDDGARALAQGLMAKARFAALGVVLDTNVPLVTRVAFGLDPEGGPISLVSSLSVHTGALQGNPICSLLLGEPGDKGDPLTYPRLSLICRASFLHHGDVGHAELAAHYLRDHPKAKLYIGFSDFSFVRFEVSEAHLNGGFGKAFHLVPQDLVPS
- a CDS encoding right-handed parallel beta-helix repeat-containing protein, whose protein sequence is MNKVITEGIVLMPPAFSDGLDVWSSGDGTPGSDTYDGAINAAFVPADADFSGCLELQKTDSTQQLRHMGQTPLLPGCYLQIKVRIKAVSGALPSVRIAAWAGGSGNGHVGGVVETGPTTSLTSYGEVVEISAIVGTGARGGVDMTWGRSASYGHMGLDLIGANGGVVRVDDIEIVDITSAYLRDMLSLVDVTDFGAVGDGVTNDAPAFEAADDAADGRRILVPAGEFYLGDTVSLNHQVVFEGTVTMPTDEMLLLTKSFDFPTYAAAFGNEELGFKKAFQALINNADHDSLDLAGRKVSLSGPVDMQAAVPNKTSYATRRVIRNGQIEAQSGAAWDTETVTSQATYDPSDSRTLSSVANIANIPVGALVEGSGVGREVYVKSKNTGAGELTLNAPLYDAAGTQVFTFKDFKYMLDFSGFSALSKFGIAEVELQCNSYCSAIRLSPAGSVFSLEHCFISRPKDRGISSIGTGCQGILVDNCQFLSAEEAEDVSDRSSLGLNVNANDAKLRNNRITKFRHFALLAGGNNTVAGNHFFQGDSVAGGVRTAGLILASTYCSTTISDNYIDNCFIEWTNEQDPTPDFDTGFSFSSLSITDNVCLSGDVAPWFSYIVIKPHGTGHFLNGVTVSGNKFRSINGNIDRAERVDTSFSDLDFSRSKNVFFAGNTYHNVDALVANPLRIRHEQSSAATTWTVDPGNALPFGGRSRGVDSVIALGAITTSGGSSRHAMPYAELEQGSAKDQVDLVWEEAVRGEVQLTMRIDK
- a CDS encoding GFA family protein, with amino-acid sequence MIEPIFERAGFTFTKDSPSVYTLISDGSGKRIHVHFCKECGTKLALTFERWPDRIGVYVGTLDDPASISATKENSKYIFVSEARRGTILPPGVKIFDRHATANDGTLIEPAIYTSSFVVGAQTARRCRPGERLTGAELTLPS
- a CDS encoding DUF1330 domain-containing protein, with protein sequence MSVYLIADIKVTNDSWVSEYAAHVHKLVEKHGGRYLSRSGNIEVLEGNTSDSTLIAILEFPDRAALDGFASDPEYAPHGRARQGGSVSNFCVVDDTDIVGTIPYLKAG
- a CDS encoding winged helix-turn-helix transcriptional regulator, with the translated sequence MSHSGYKQFCPLAMAAEILCTRWTMVLLREFVAGSTRFNDLRRGVPKMSPTLLSKRLKELEEAGIVERRPVPSERGLQEYHLTEAGSDLKEVIMTMGMWGQKWVESSLSLKNLDPSLLMWDMRRNLNPRPLPTRRTVVQFMFPELPSTKRDWWLVIEASGEVDLCWADPGFDVDLYLSTELRTMTAIWMGVTDVNAERSKIELTGSREIASTIQTWLGLSPFAVQKKYVA
- a CDS encoding YaeQ family protein; amino-acid sequence: MAQKSTIYKVELSVSDMDRHYYETHKLTVAKHPSETDERLMVRLLAFALNANEQLELTKGLSTDDEPDIWQKSLSGELELWVALGLPSEKIVRQSCGKANQVAIYSYGGRTAEMWWEKIKNSTTRFDNLRIVNFSETETRELGELASRSMKLQVNIQDGEVMVSVDDSIVYVTPAKWKDTKQ
- a CDS encoding TetR/AcrR family transcriptional regulator; its protein translation is MITTTAFSNFIFFISIFLKASLEVSNIWNAFHINEILTAQALFGTRTKKLESPPMTRSAGRPPRSETDIFEFQAKIGKHALEIYRAEGFGAVSMRRLAKEVGCSPMTIYAHFEGKTDILQYLWADVLTDMSDEIRNKLKFSVAPSEQLQSAAQTFVAYWTDHPDHFRLVFMSNNVKRADVSTFVSDEKTLAHFLMFSDLIRAVLPDENDVKVRTDTLISGMIGIALCMNTIPDYRWADATLMTERLLRSITA
- a CDS encoding DUF4345 family protein translates to MKKIKLLNAVVVIIGAVIILLGLNVGLGGIKTLGWQSTRDFVSIIDAPTFHAQDNHIRFIGGVWFGIGAAFMIGGFAMRKFRSTLIILSAIIAIAGLFRLSVMDTEVVLSAAIAPSFAFELFGFPLLAWWLIASGKRDV
- a CDS encoding caspase family protein, which codes for MRLKLFMASILSCSLILGPVERATADAGDFAAGALIGGLIGGVLSQGGGKTRRRTGTQRTTLPSTQDGREIQTSLNYFGFNVGRVDGQLGRKSKEAISQYQAYLGYPVSGQLSPYGQELLVSSYQRALASGYMATQQAMSHPDGQRGLLKIYLAERRVPQPNFPQQQNQPQYNQAGTMMVNGAVDAYGQQQYAQPQAAFSNQNVNAYGAQQQYGQAGQQPVYGAAIQPNVQTFGAQQQFAPQQQQQFVPQQQFAAQPQQVQPQYAPQQQPVPQQFATQSGAVTAQLDAATTVLQASAPTQQTQSLATLANRRWALVVGVDGYENLEDLKKARNDAQAVSQALTRLGFEVRTLYDPSRRDMNSAVSTMANQIDPGDEVLFYFAGHGVEVEGRNFLLPSDVPMINLGDESYLTGESIAADRVLDTFQKRGARTTVMILDACRNNPFPSDGKRSVGGARGLVRMSPPEGAFILYSAGAGQTALDRLSDTDGDPNSVFTRALLPRLNDPSMSLHQLAKQVRRDVQDLASTVNHDQFPAYYDQMSGDLFLARTSAASQ